In Nocardioides faecalis, the following proteins share a genomic window:
- a CDS encoding HNH endonuclease signature motif containing protein — MTTSQLPDAQDALRSLSAAELLEFVEDQHAAKLEAERMLLRAARQWAVLHSPDALPAGDRRGRSRARCAGAEGTPKITEYAAAAFGARMQTSPYGAKRLIADAVDLEQRLPQLHAGIEAGVVRVRNARHVAEATRELTAEEAAWVDGEVAESADGRLSWARFEALVEGKVAAAAPHLAKAREELAQTERFVRMSRVNRHGVATLTIRDHATVIMTAEAAVSQVAKKLEETMPTASRNERRLTAFAALVNPETHTDPAIRAIKPKVSALLHLFPGSPIARLEGHGPVTLNWVRHMLGTVAGKIKVTPVLDLAGQAPVDAYEIPKRLREAVRLIHPADVFPYAANLGRTGDIDHTVPYSEGGPTAIGNLGPMTRTHHRIKTHAGWEARQPWAGIVVWRDPYGAFYLVDSSGTRRVRGAEDGHAMSVDHVHTARIVLDGLAA, encoded by the coding sequence ATGACCACCTCCCAGCTCCCCGACGCCCAGGACGCGCTGCGCTCCCTGTCGGCAGCGGAGCTGCTCGAGTTCGTGGAGGACCAGCACGCCGCCAAGCTCGAGGCCGAGCGGATGCTGCTGCGCGCCGCGCGGCAGTGGGCCGTCCTGCACAGCCCGGACGCCCTGCCCGCCGGCGACCGCCGCGGCCGGTCCCGGGCCCGGTGCGCGGGTGCGGAGGGCACGCCGAAGATCACCGAGTACGCCGCCGCCGCGTTCGGCGCGCGGATGCAGACCTCTCCCTACGGCGCCAAGCGCCTGATCGCCGATGCCGTCGACCTCGAGCAGCGGCTGCCGCAGCTGCACGCCGGCATCGAGGCCGGTGTGGTGCGGGTGCGCAACGCCCGCCACGTGGCCGAGGCGACGCGGGAGCTGACGGCCGAGGAGGCGGCGTGGGTGGACGGCGAGGTCGCCGAGTCCGCCGACGGCCGGCTGTCCTGGGCGCGCTTCGAGGCACTGGTCGAGGGCAAGGTGGCGGCGGCCGCACCGCACCTGGCGAAGGCGCGCGAGGAGCTCGCGCAGACCGAGCGCTTCGTGCGGATGTCGCGGGTGAACCGGCACGGCGTCGCGACGCTGACGATCCGCGACCACGCCACGGTGATCATGACCGCCGAGGCGGCGGTGTCACAGGTGGCGAAGAAGCTCGAGGAGACGATGCCGACGGCGAGCCGCAACGAGCGCCGCCTCACCGCGTTCGCCGCGCTGGTCAACCCCGAGACGCACACGGACCCCGCGATCCGGGCGATCAAGCCGAAGGTGTCGGCCCTCCTGCACCTCTTCCCCGGCTCCCCCATCGCCCGCCTGGAGGGCCACGGCCCGGTCACCCTGAACTGGGTCCGGCACATGCTGGGCACGGTCGCCGGCAAGATCAAGGTCACCCCGGTCCTCGACCTCGCCGGTCAGGCCCCGGTCGACGCATACGAGATCCCGAAGCGCCTGCGCGAGGCCGTCCGCCTCATCCACCCGGCCGACGTCTTCCCGTACGCCGCCAACCTCGGCCGGACCGGCGACATCGACCACACCGTGCCGTACAGCGAGGGTGGCCCGACCGCGATCGGGAATCTCGGGCCGATGACCCGAACGCACCACCGGATCAAGACCCACGCCGGCTGGGAAGCCCGACAACCCTGGGCCGGGATCGTCGTCTGGCGAGATCCCTACGGGGCCTTCTACCTGGTGGATTCCAGCGGTACGCGGAGGGTGCGTGGCGCGGAGGATGGGCACGCGATGAGCGTGGATCACGTGCACACGGCTCGGATCGTGCTGGACGGGCTGGCGGCGTGA
- a CDS encoding flavin reductase family protein, whose protein sequence is MPDVPGVPDGVSPDARETWPHPDLIRSWLGDAEVDFEIRPGDAVPVQDDPEAQAAARRFRDVLGCFASGITVITSTSGGEPVGMTCQSFSSVSLDPPLVTFIPARSSRAWSQIQRSGRFCVNVLAADQEHVSAQMASKGVDKFAGIDWTPAEVTGAPVITGTLAHLDCTIHAVYEGGDHYIVVGKVEHLAAHPDDAPVTEPLLYYRGRYRTTDS, encoded by the coding sequence GTGCCCGACGTGCCCGGCGTCCCCGACGGGGTCAGCCCGGATGCGCGCGAGACGTGGCCGCACCCGGACCTGATCCGGTCGTGGCTGGGTGACGCCGAGGTCGACTTCGAGATCCGCCCCGGCGACGCGGTCCCGGTCCAGGACGACCCGGAGGCCCAGGCCGCGGCGCGTCGGTTCCGCGACGTGCTCGGCTGCTTCGCCTCCGGGATCACCGTGATCACCTCGACCAGCGGCGGGGAGCCGGTGGGGATGACCTGCCAGTCCTTCTCCAGTGTCTCCCTCGACCCGCCGCTGGTCACGTTCATCCCGGCCCGCTCCTCGCGGGCGTGGTCGCAGATCCAGCGCTCGGGACGCTTCTGCGTCAACGTGCTGGCCGCCGACCAGGAGCACGTGTCGGCCCAGATGGCGTCCAAGGGCGTCGACAAGTTCGCCGGCATCGACTGGACGCCCGCCGAGGTGACCGGGGCGCCGGTGATCACCGGGACCCTGGCCCACCTGGACTGCACCATCCACGCCGTCTACGAGGGCGGGGACCACTACATCGTGGTGGGCAAGGTCGAGCACCTCGCCGCGCACCCCGACGACGCCCCGGTCACCGAGCCGCTGCTGTACTACCGCGGCCGGTACCGCACCACCGACTCCTGA
- the hsaD gene encoding 4,5:9,10-diseco-3-hydroxy-5,9,17-trioxoandrosta-1(10),2-diene-4-oate hydrolase, which yields MSDHSKPDYSKDGTRRSAKAGDITLNYYEAGPEQTTGEPVGGGLPFVLLHGGGPGASAWSNFGSALPRFAQSFRTLLVDQPGFGQSDKPEVKANYFRHSAEYVVKLLDELKIDRVHLLGNSLGGGTAMRLALEHPDRVGRLVLMGPGGLSVNLFHADPTEGVQRLMDFSMNPSREALRAFISTMVVNQALVTDELVEERFADATAPGSLEAMRSMGASFWNPEWAEDGMLWREAHRLRKHTLLTWGREDRVNPLDGALVALKQIPKAQLHVFPSCGHWAQIEAADEFAEICTAFLARHVERTR from the coding sequence GTGAGCGACCACTCCAAGCCTGACTACTCCAAGGACGGCACCCGCCGCTCCGCGAAGGCGGGCGACATCACCCTCAACTACTACGAGGCCGGCCCGGAGCAGACCACCGGCGAGCCGGTCGGCGGCGGCCTGCCGTTCGTGCTGCTCCATGGCGGCGGCCCCGGCGCCTCGGCGTGGAGCAACTTCGGCTCCGCGCTGCCGCGGTTCGCGCAGAGCTTCCGCACCCTGCTCGTCGACCAGCCCGGCTTCGGGCAGTCCGACAAGCCCGAGGTGAAGGCCAACTACTTCCGCCACTCCGCGGAGTACGTCGTCAAGCTGCTCGACGAGCTGAAGATCGACCGGGTGCACCTGCTCGGCAACTCCCTCGGCGGCGGTACGGCGATGCGCCTGGCCCTCGAGCACCCCGACCGCGTCGGCCGGCTGGTGCTGATGGGCCCCGGCGGGCTGTCGGTCAACCTGTTCCACGCCGACCCCACCGAGGGCGTGCAGCGGCTCATGGACTTCTCCATGAACCCCAGCCGCGAGGCGCTGCGGGCGTTCATCTCGACCATGGTCGTCAACCAGGCGCTGGTCACCGACGAGCTTGTCGAGGAGCGGTTCGCCGACGCCACCGCGCCCGGCTCGCTGGAGGCGATGCGCTCCATGGGCGCCTCCTTCTGGAACCCCGAGTGGGCCGAGGACGGCATGCTGTGGCGTGAGGCGCACCGGCTGCGCAAGCACACCCTGCTCACCTGGGGCCGTGAGGACCGGGTCAACCCGCTCGACGGCGCGCTCGTCGCGCTCAAGCAGATCCCCAAGGCACAGCTGCACGTCTTCCCGAGCTGCGGCCACTGGGCGCAGATCGAGGCCGCGGACGAGTTCGCGGAGATCTGCACCGCCTTCCTGGCCCGACACGTGGAGAGGACCCGCTGA
- a CDS encoding acyl-CoA dehydrogenase family protein, which translates to MDFALSEEQTELAATVRGLLDKRADSAAVRTAAVSDTGHDEALWATLCEQIGVAALNVPESYDGVGASFFESAVVLAELGRSLAPSPLLASVVAVEALLAGGTEDAKARLLPRIAAGEIATVALPGSDVVLDADRAAIVLVVDGDDLVEVTGACATWVEAMDQSIRLARLDLSGAERTVVGNGRAALARAELVGAAAVAALAVGLSDRALAMTVDYSKERVQFGRPIGSFQALKHRMADVFARAELARSASWAASYALAAGEDAEDTAFRVRAAASYCLEAASLAASECVQLHGGIAITWEHDAQLVFKRAHALGRLFGAPHQHRAAISL; encoded by the coding sequence ATGGACTTCGCACTCTCCGAGGAGCAGACCGAGCTCGCCGCCACGGTGCGGGGCCTGCTCGACAAGCGCGCCGACTCCGCCGCCGTGCGGACGGCCGCGGTGTCGGACACCGGCCACGACGAGGCGCTCTGGGCGACGCTGTGCGAGCAGATCGGCGTCGCCGCCCTCAACGTCCCCGAGTCCTACGACGGCGTCGGCGCGTCCTTCTTCGAGTCCGCCGTGGTGCTCGCCGAGCTCGGCCGCTCGCTGGCACCCTCTCCCCTGCTGGCCTCCGTGGTCGCGGTCGAGGCGCTGCTGGCCGGCGGCACCGAGGACGCCAAGGCCCGGCTGCTGCCGCGGATCGCCGCGGGCGAGATCGCGACCGTGGCGCTGCCCGGCTCCGACGTGGTGCTCGACGCCGACCGGGCCGCGATCGTGCTCGTCGTGGACGGTGACGACCTCGTCGAGGTCACCGGCGCCTGCGCGACCTGGGTCGAGGCGATGGACCAGTCGATCCGGCTGGCCCGGCTCGACCTGTCGGGCGCGGAGCGCACCGTGGTCGGCAACGGCCGGGCCGCCCTGGCGCGGGCCGAGCTCGTCGGCGCGGCCGCCGTGGCCGCGCTGGCCGTGGGGCTGAGCGACCGCGCGCTGGCGATGACGGTCGACTACAGCAAGGAGCGGGTGCAGTTCGGCCGGCCGATCGGCTCCTTCCAGGCGCTCAAGCACCGGATGGCCGACGTCTTCGCGCGCGCCGAGCTGGCCCGCTCGGCGAGCTGGGCGGCGTCGTACGCGCTGGCTGCGGGTGAGGACGCCGAGGACACCGCGTTCCGGGTGCGCGCCGCGGCGTCGTACTGCCTGGAGGCGGCGTCGCTGGCGGCGAGCGAGTGCGTGCAGCTGCACGGTGGCATCGCGATCACCTGGGAGCACGACGCGCAGCTGGTGTTCAAGCGCGCCCACGCGCTGGGCCGGCTCTTCGGCGCCCCGCACCAGCACCGCGCCGCGATCTCCCTCTGA
- the hsaA gene encoding 3-hydroxy-9,10-secoandrosta-1,3,5(10)-triene-9,17-dione monooxygenase oxygenase subunit, which produces MTSEFTPEVTAVLDGVRDLLPTFRERAEEGDRLRVIPDASIKELEETGFFRLLQPKRYGGLEADPIAFYTAVRDIASADGSTGWVSSVVGVHPWQVGLFDDVAQQAVWGDDQSVRLSSSYAPTGKAVLTEGGFTLSGKWSFSSGSDHCAWVLLGGLVFNAEGQVVDFRTFLVPREKYQVVDVWNTVGLRGTGSNDIVVEETFIPTEFTLSMGETGQCKGPGQAVNTSDLYKLPFHSIFTSTIATPIIGMAKGAYAEHVAMQTKRVRAAYLGEKASLDPFGAVRIARASSEIDAAWALLVANIREQQAHVARGEQIPLELRLRVRRDQVLGTARSIEAIDTLFEASGGRALAEGTYLQRAWRDAHAGRVHAANDPERALQMYGAQQFGHKIDPGMY; this is translated from the coding sequence ATGACCAGCGAATTCACCCCCGAGGTGACCGCCGTCCTCGACGGCGTGCGTGACCTGCTCCCGACCTTCCGCGAGCGCGCGGAGGAGGGGGACCGGCTCCGGGTGATCCCGGACGCCTCCATCAAGGAGCTGGAGGAGACCGGGTTCTTCCGGCTGCTCCAGCCCAAGCGGTACGGCGGCCTCGAGGCCGACCCGATCGCCTTCTACACCGCCGTGCGCGACATCGCCTCCGCCGACGGTTCCACCGGCTGGGTCTCCAGCGTCGTGGGTGTGCACCCGTGGCAGGTCGGGCTGTTCGACGACGTCGCCCAGCAGGCCGTGTGGGGCGACGACCAGAGCGTGCGGCTGTCCTCGTCGTACGCCCCGACCGGGAAGGCCGTGCTCACCGAGGGCGGCTTCACGCTCTCGGGCAAGTGGAGCTTCTCCTCCGGCTCCGACCACTGCGCCTGGGTGCTGCTCGGCGGGCTGGTGTTCAACGCCGAGGGCCAGGTCGTCGACTTCCGCACCTTCCTGGTGCCCCGCGAGAAGTACCAGGTCGTCGACGTGTGGAACACCGTCGGCCTGCGCGGCACCGGCTCCAACGACATCGTGGTGGAGGAGACCTTCATCCCCACCGAGTTCACGCTGTCGATGGGCGAGACCGGCCAGTGCAAGGGCCCGGGCCAGGCGGTCAACACCAGCGACCTCTACAAGCTGCCCTTCCACTCGATCTTCACCTCCACCATCGCCACCCCGATCATCGGCATGGCGAAGGGCGCCTACGCCGAGCACGTGGCGATGCAGACCAAGCGCGTGCGCGCCGCCTACCTCGGCGAGAAGGCGTCGCTGGACCCGTTCGGCGCCGTCCGGATCGCCCGCGCCTCCTCCGAGATCGACGCCGCCTGGGCGCTGCTGGTCGCCAACATCCGCGAGCAGCAGGCCCACGTCGCCCGCGGCGAGCAGATCCCGCTGGAGCTGCGGCTGCGGGTGCGCCGCGACCAGGTGCTCGGCACGGCCCGCTCCATCGAGGCGATCGACACCCTCTTCGAGGCCTCCGGCGGTCGCGCCCTGGCCGAGGGCACCTACCTGCAGCGGGCCTGGCGCGACGCCCACGCGGGTCGGGTGCACGCCGCCAACGACCCCGAGCGTGCCCTGCAGATGTACGGCGCCCAGCAGTTCGGGCACAAGATCGACCCGGGGATGTACTGA
- a CDS encoding acyl-CoA dehydrogenase family protein — protein sequence MDLELSDSELAFQAEAREWLAANVPAEPLPSMDTPEGWALHQEWEARLAEERWSVVSWPKEYHGREASLVEWVIFEEEYYRAGAPGRVSQNGIFLLAPIIFEHGTREQQARFLPTMATGERIWAQCWSEPESGSDLASLRSTARRDEDRGGWVLNGQKIWCSRAALAHWGFGLFRSDPSAERHHGLTYFLFPLDAEGVTVRPIAQLDGEAGFAEVFFDDVFVPDADVLGAPGDGWRVAMSTAGNERGLSLRSPGRFTAAADRLLALYGERPDPRVADRVVDAWLKAEAYRLYTWGTVTRLADGGDVGAAGSVNKVWWSELDVALHETALDLLGPEGEVESRWLDGYTFSLSGPIYAGTNEIQRNIVAERILGLPREPKGAGR from the coding sequence ATGGACCTGGAACTGTCCGACTCCGAGCTGGCCTTCCAGGCCGAGGCCCGGGAGTGGCTGGCTGCGAACGTGCCGGCCGAGCCGCTGCCGTCGATGGACACCCCCGAGGGGTGGGCGCTGCACCAGGAGTGGGAGGCACGGCTCGCCGAGGAGCGCTGGTCGGTCGTCTCCTGGCCGAAGGAGTACCACGGCCGTGAGGCCTCGCTGGTGGAGTGGGTGATCTTCGAGGAGGAGTACTACCGCGCCGGTGCGCCCGGCCGGGTCTCCCAGAACGGCATCTTCCTGCTCGCCCCGATCATCTTCGAGCACGGCACCCGCGAGCAGCAGGCTCGGTTCCTGCCCACGATGGCCACCGGTGAGCGGATCTGGGCGCAGTGCTGGTCCGAGCCGGAGTCCGGCTCCGACCTGGCCTCGCTGCGCTCGACCGCGCGCCGGGACGAGGACCGCGGCGGCTGGGTGCTCAACGGCCAGAAGATCTGGTGTTCGCGCGCGGCGCTGGCGCACTGGGGCTTCGGGCTGTTCCGCTCCGACCCCTCCGCCGAACGGCACCACGGCCTGACCTATTTCCTGTTCCCGCTCGACGCCGAGGGCGTCACGGTGCGCCCGATCGCCCAGCTCGACGGCGAAGCCGGCTTCGCCGAGGTCTTCTTCGACGACGTCTTCGTGCCCGACGCCGACGTGCTGGGTGCGCCCGGCGACGGCTGGCGCGTGGCGATGAGCACCGCGGGCAACGAGCGCGGCCTCTCGCTGCGCTCGCCCGGCCGGTTCACCGCGGCCGCCGACCGGCTCCTCGCGCTGTACGGCGAGCGCCCCGACCCCCGCGTCGCGGACCGGGTCGTCGACGCCTGGCTCAAGGCCGAGGCCTACCGGCTCTACACGTGGGGCACGGTGACCAGGCTGGCCGACGGCGGCGACGTCGGCGCCGCCGGGTCGGTGAACAAGGTGTGGTGGAGCGAGCTGGACGTGGCGCTGCACGAGACCGCGCTGGACCTGCTCGGCCCCGAGGGCGAGGTCGAGTCCCGCTGGCTCGACGGCTACACCTTCTCGCTGTCCGGGCCGATCTACGCCGGCACCAACGAGATCCAACGCAACATCGTGGCCGAGCGCATCCTCGGCCTGCCCCGTGAGCCGAAGGGAGCCGGACGATGA
- the hsaC gene encoding iron-dependent extradiol dioxygenase HsaC, whose amino-acid sequence MTIDIKSMGYIRVASTDLDAWRLFAGKVLGLAEGRGPNPAHQYWRIDEVSARLVVVPAEVDQLDCVGWELADPRALQEAREHLAKAGVEFEEGTAAELDERRVQELVRFRDPWDNVFELYHGITYESRPLVTPYAAKFVTGDQGMGHIVLPVLDDVEALRFYTEVLGFRLRDSMSMPGEFVGKEPGSKIWLRFLGVNPRHHSLAFLPMPNPSKCVHVMLEVDQLDHVGRALERVRKHKAPLSATLGRHMNDEMISFYVKSPGGFDVEFGTDGMTVDDARWVARESTAVSYWGHDFGGGS is encoded by the coding sequence ATGACCATCGACATCAAGTCCATGGGCTACATCCGGGTGGCCAGCACCGACCTGGACGCCTGGAGGCTGTTCGCCGGCAAGGTGCTCGGCCTGGCCGAGGGCCGCGGCCCGAACCCGGCCCACCAGTACTGGCGCATCGACGAGGTCTCCGCCCGGCTCGTGGTGGTCCCGGCCGAGGTCGACCAGCTCGACTGCGTCGGCTGGGAGCTCGCCGACCCCCGGGCGCTGCAGGAGGCCCGCGAGCACCTCGCCAAGGCCGGCGTGGAGTTCGAGGAGGGCACAGCTGCGGAGCTCGACGAGCGCCGCGTGCAAGAGCTCGTCCGGTTCCGCGACCCGTGGGACAACGTCTTCGAGCTCTACCACGGCATCACCTACGAGTCGCGGCCGCTGGTCACGCCGTACGCCGCGAAGTTCGTCACCGGCGACCAGGGCATGGGCCACATCGTGCTGCCCGTCCTCGACGACGTCGAGGCGCTGCGGTTCTACACCGAGGTCCTCGGCTTCCGGCTGCGCGACTCGATGAGCATGCCCGGGGAGTTCGTCGGCAAGGAGCCCGGCAGCAAGATCTGGCTGCGCTTCCTCGGGGTCAACCCGCGCCACCACTCGCTGGCGTTCCTGCCCATGCCGAACCCCAGCAAGTGCGTGCACGTGATGCTCGAGGTCGACCAGCTCGACCACGTCGGCCGAGCGCTGGAGCGGGTCCGCAAGCACAAGGCGCCGCTCTCGGCGACCCTGGGCCGGCACATGAACGACGAGATGATCTCGTTCTACGTCAAGTCGCCCGGCGGCTTCGACGTCGAGTTCGGCACCGACGGCATGACGGTCGACGACGCCCGCTGGGTGGCGCGCGAGTCCACGGCGGTCTCCTACTGGGGCCACGACTTCGGCGGCGGCAGCTGA
- a CDS encoding acyl-CoA dehydrogenase family protein, with protein sequence MRFEPTADQKDFASSLDALISGADPVAAARAWADGDAAPGLALWGRIAEQGVNALLVPEENDGMGASPVELVIAFEVLGRHAVPGPWVESVAYLATELSGEAQAAIAAGTVATGAVPPHTPYALDADVAEQVYVVGSDGVREASVGEQVVSVDRTRRLFTVTAGAVRDSVEHADAAFDLAALACAAQLLGAGERVLADSVAYVKQRKQFGREIGSYQAIKHALADVRIALDFARPLLHGAALEPTPRAVSAAKVACADAAYLASRTGLQVHGAIGYTAEFDLSIWLNRIRALVGAWGTPAFHRARILDSLVGA encoded by the coding sequence ATGAGGTTCGAGCCGACCGCGGACCAGAAGGACTTCGCGTCCTCGCTGGACGCCCTGATCTCCGGCGCCGACCCGGTCGCCGCCGCCCGCGCCTGGGCCGACGGCGACGCGGCCCCCGGCCTCGCGCTGTGGGGCCGGATCGCCGAGCAGGGCGTCAACGCACTGCTGGTGCCCGAGGAGAACGACGGCATGGGCGCCAGCCCGGTGGAGCTGGTGATCGCCTTCGAGGTGCTCGGCCGCCACGCCGTGCCCGGGCCCTGGGTGGAGTCCGTCGCCTACCTGGCCACCGAGCTGTCCGGTGAGGCGCAGGCGGCGATCGCCGCCGGCACCGTCGCCACCGGCGCGGTGCCGCCGCACACGCCGTACGCCCTGGACGCCGACGTGGCCGAGCAGGTCTACGTGGTGGGCTCCGACGGGGTCCGGGAGGCGAGCGTGGGTGAGCAGGTCGTCTCGGTGGACCGCACCCGCCGTCTCTTCACCGTCACCGCCGGCGCGGTGCGCGACTCCGTGGAGCACGCCGACGCCGCCTTCGACCTCGCCGCCCTGGCCTGCGCCGCGCAGCTGCTCGGTGCCGGGGAGCGGGTGCTGGCCGACTCGGTCGCCTACGTCAAGCAGCGCAAGCAGTTCGGCCGGGAGATCGGCTCCTACCAGGCGATCAAGCACGCCCTGGCCGACGTGCGGATCGCACTGGACTTCGCCCGCCCGCTGCTGCACGGCGCCGCGCTGGAGCCCACGCCGCGGGCGGTGTCCGCGGCCAAGGTCGCCTGCGCCGACGCCGCCTACCTGGCCTCACGCACCGGGCTGCAGGTGCACGGCGCGATCGGCTACACCGCGGAGTTCGACCTCAGCATCTGGCTGAACCGGATCCGCGCGCTCGTCGGTGCCTGGGGCACGCCGGCGTTCCACCGGGCACGGATCCTCGACTCGCTGGTGGGTGCCTGA